In Pseudoxanthomonas indica, the following are encoded in one genomic region:
- a CDS encoding CaiB/BaiF CoA transferase family protein, with protein MDNSSPFALVERRGPAGPLDGVKVLDLSAYIAGPYGCSLLADQGAQVIKIEPPDGDNLRKYPSTLQAESRAFMGVNRSKLGIVLDLKSAEGLTALLRLVREADVLVHNFRPSVPKRLGIDFDRLTLINPRLIYCAVTGYGESGPMKDKAGYDQVLQTMTGMCTLQGKRGGAPEITYGSVVDYYAAALLAAGVSSALYERERSGRGQFVGVSLLRSALTMQSARMIWAEGESLDIGRDMRSGGVTGIHPAREGYIYISANTPRFWQALCEKTGLTALAGNERYDSVRKRAEHVQEIVPLLHEALSTRTAMEWEALFGDAVPCAAARRIEDMFDHPQVLAEDMVANIEHPVVGTYRGVTRPIAYGRTPGPAPFAAPTHGQHTEAVIGRDDESAGTRRA; from the coding sequence ATGGATAACTCGTCTCCCTTCGCCCTGGTGGAACGTCGCGGACCTGCGGGCCCGCTGGACGGCGTCAAGGTGCTGGATCTCAGTGCGTACATCGCCGGCCCGTACGGCTGCAGCCTGCTGGCCGATCAGGGCGCGCAGGTGATCAAGATTGAACCGCCGGATGGCGACAACCTGCGCAAGTACCCGTCCACCCTGCAAGCCGAGAGTCGCGCGTTCATGGGCGTCAACCGCAGCAAGCTGGGCATCGTGCTGGATCTCAAGTCCGCCGAAGGCCTGACCGCGCTGCTGCGGCTGGTGCGCGAAGCCGACGTGCTGGTGCACAACTTCCGCCCCTCGGTGCCCAAGCGCCTGGGCATCGACTTCGATCGGCTCACCCTGATCAATCCGCGCCTGATCTATTGCGCCGTCACCGGCTATGGCGAGAGCGGGCCGATGAAGGACAAGGCCGGCTACGACCAGGTGCTGCAGACCATGACCGGCATGTGCACCTTGCAGGGCAAGCGCGGCGGTGCGCCGGAAATCACCTACGGATCGGTGGTGGATTACTACGCGGCGGCATTGCTGGCGGCAGGTGTCTCCTCGGCACTGTACGAGCGTGAGCGCAGCGGCCGCGGCCAGTTCGTCGGCGTGTCGCTGCTGCGCAGCGCGCTGACCATGCAATCGGCGCGGATGATCTGGGCCGAGGGCGAATCGCTGGACATCGGCCGCGACATGCGTTCCGGCGGCGTCACCGGCATCCATCCCGCGCGCGAAGGCTATATCTACATCTCCGCCAACACGCCGCGCTTCTGGCAGGCGCTGTGCGAGAAGACCGGACTGACCGCGCTGGCCGGCAATGAACGTTACGACAGCGTGCGCAAGCGCGCCGAGCATGTGCAGGAGATCGTGCCACTGCTGCACGAGGCCTTGTCCACGCGCACCGCGATGGAATGGGAAGCGCTGTTTGGTGACGCGGTGCCGTGTGCCGCCGCGCGCCGCATCGAGGACATGTTCGATCATCCGCAGGTGCTGGCCGAGGACATGGTGGCCAACATCGAGCATCCGGTGGTCGGCACCTACCGCGGCGTGACCCGGCCGATTGCCTACGGCCGCACGCCGGGACCGGCGCCGTTCGCCGCGCCGACGCATGGCCAGCATACGGAGGCGGTGATCGGTCGCGACGACGAATCCGCGGGCACCCGCCGCGCCTGA
- a CDS encoding glycoside hydrolase family 127 protein: MNLHDSTTTRATPRQRAFQPAAAGAVQLGGVLGAAIEANRRGRLSRFIVDADSPAIAIFHPEHSDENEEGDWYGEHAGKWLIAAAKAVARSGDEDLRGNLRRVADYLLSRQHADGYLGNYAPARRFMVPQPPKPVSWDGAPALRTWDIWTHSYLILGLIETAHALEDDRYLTAARRIGDLCWQTFCRDGLDITTLGNHFGMSATVLMDPAVELYGRTGEPRYLELAETIAAQADAEPRLALVSRAVEGVDAAEIGTGKAYQLAWNLVGLTKLHRATGNPVYAQAVENLWRSIRDHHLSLGGGPWGGVAHRSREVFNPIGVFDPRAYVETCSVLAWLQLNRELLQLTGQSRYADEIERTAYNDLLGAAAPNGEDWCYYSFPNGPRVHTTYWRCCKSSGAMAWEELPPLAYGVTDQGAVQVNLYGESRAQLKLPQAQVDIRQQGGYPFQGDVELQVSPSAPASFALRLRVPAWAKQWEIRVNGKPVEAAQVDGWISLMREWRAGDRVALAFATPLTLHRRQARNVQESRAPDGSPVRQQVLQYDYAGFTRGALVYATSLIDGYKHEESMRLPAAALTEWSRELPTAADAKIVDMEVDFEGRAPLRYSPYFLTGGQQDGSWRLVWMSLAPQWTTPQQGG; the protein is encoded by the coding sequence GTGAACCTGCACGACTCCACCACCACCCGGGCGACGCCCCGTCAGCGCGCCTTCCAGCCGGCCGCGGCCGGCGCCGTGCAGTTGGGCGGCGTGCTCGGTGCGGCGATCGAGGCCAACCGGCGCGGGCGACTGAGCCGTTTCATCGTCGACGCGGACAGCCCGGCCATCGCCATCTTCCATCCCGAGCACAGCGACGAGAACGAAGAAGGCGACTGGTACGGCGAACACGCCGGCAAGTGGTTGATTGCGGCGGCCAAGGCCGTGGCACGCAGTGGTGACGAAGACCTGCGCGGCAATCTGCGCCGCGTTGCCGATTACCTGCTCTCGCGCCAGCATGCCGATGGCTACCTGGGCAACTACGCGCCCGCGCGCCGCTTCATGGTGCCGCAACCCCCCAAGCCGGTGAGCTGGGACGGTGCGCCCGCGCTGCGCACCTGGGATATCTGGACGCACAGCTACCTGATCCTGGGCCTGATCGAAACCGCGCACGCGCTTGAGGACGACCGCTATCTGACTGCCGCGCGTCGCATCGGCGATCTGTGCTGGCAGACCTTCTGTCGCGACGGCCTGGACATCACCACGCTCGGCAACCACTTCGGCATGTCGGCCACCGTGCTGATGGATCCGGCGGTGGAGTTGTATGGCCGCACCGGCGAGCCGCGCTATCTCGAACTGGCCGAGACGATCGCCGCGCAGGCCGATGCCGAACCGCGGCTGGCGCTGGTCAGCCGCGCCGTGGAAGGCGTGGACGCGGCCGAGATAGGCACCGGCAAGGCCTATCAACTGGCCTGGAACCTGGTCGGCCTGACCAAGTTGCATCGCGCCACCGGCAATCCCGTTTATGCACAGGCGGTGGAGAATCTCTGGCGCAGCATCCGCGATCACCACCTGAGCCTGGGCGGCGGACCATGGGGCGGCGTGGCCCATCGCTCGCGCGAAGTGTTCAACCCCATCGGCGTATTCGATCCACGCGCCTACGTGGAAACCTGCTCGGTGCTGGCCTGGCTGCAACTCAACCGCGAGTTGCTGCAACTCACCGGCCAGTCCCGTTACGCCGACGAAATCGAACGCACTGCCTACAACGATCTGCTCGGCGCCGCCGCGCCCAATGGCGAGGACTGGTGCTACTACTCCTTCCCGAATGGCCCGCGCGTGCACACCACCTATTGGCGCTGCTGCAAATCCAGCGGTGCGATGGCCTGGGAGGAACTGCCGCCGCTGGCCTACGGCGTGACCGACCAAGGCGCGGTGCAGGTCAATCTGTATGGCGAGAGCCGGGCGCAGCTGAAACTGCCGCAAGCACAGGTGGATATCCGCCAGCAGGGCGGCTATCCCTTCCAGGGTGATGTGGAACTGCAGGTGTCGCCGAGCGCGCCCGCAAGTTTCGCCTTGCGCCTGCGCGTGCCGGCATGGGCGAAGCAGTGGGAAATCCGCGTCAACGGCAAGCCGGTGGAAGCGGCGCAGGTCGACGGCTGGATCAGCCTGATGCGCGAGTGGCGCGCGGGTGACCGCGTCGCACTGGCCTTCGCCACGCCGCTGACGCTGCATCGCCGCCAGGCGCGCAATGTGCAGGAATCGCGCGCGCCGGATGGATCACCCGTGCGTCAGCAGGTGCTGCAATATGACTATGCCGGTTTCACCCGCGGGGCCTTGGTCTATGCCACTTCGTTGATCGATGGTTACAAGCACGAGGAAAGCATGCGCTTGCCGGCGGCCGCGCTGACCGAATGGTCGCGCGAGCTGCCAACCGCCGCGGATGCGAAGATCGTGGACATGGAAGTGGATTTCGAGGGACGCGCGCCGCTGCGCTATTCGCCTTACTTCCTGACCGGCGGTCAGCAGGACGGCAGTTGGCGTCTGGTCTGGATGTCGCTGGCACCGCAATGGACGACACCGCAACAAGGAGGTTGA
- a CDS encoding formylglycine-generating enzyme family protein, whose translation MTAPETPTPPFHEDTPRHVPKTEYKFSHVTTQRYLPTPGKAPGWPFAEIGHWKIDVNATSADWIAELRDWRREHLARIGFDDANYRRPELQWAQRNFVHAQMMCEDRYFYDPVEGKYTVDRYLDDLEERFGGLDSVLIWYVYPNIGIDDRNQFDMAADLPGGLDGLKSAVDDFHRRGVRVFLPTMPWDHGSRDQGEPDWKAVAKIVKHVGADGINGDTYNGVPRAFFDACDALGQPVVVQPESTISAEEHLIWNVQSWGKKAPNEVIPPVAKFKWLEPRHMINYENRWGRDRNHDLQYIFFNGVGYNAWENIWGLWNQFTPRDAESLRRIAGIERQFAPLMVSRDWTPYFPTLQAGVFASRFPGHGQVLWTLVNRNEYEVAGESLSVPHAEGRRYFDLWQGGEVQPLLQGDQAIIEMDLEGRGFGALLALDAGTSVEGLDAFLARMAELARVPLHTFSRRWQAIPQQITEMAATAPSAQAPEGMVSIPAGEFLFVVGGIEIEGQTWEGLDVQYPWENSARRQHRRRMQMKAFHIDRHPVTNAQFKRFLDASGYAPRDAHNFLRDWDNGAPRAGWENKPVTWVALEDARAYAAWAGKRLPHEWEWQYAAQGTDGRLYPWGNDWRADAVPPVNRERFLLPPADVDAHPQGASPFGVEDLIGNVWQWTDEYADEHTRAGILRGGSAYQPQTSHWYFPQAYRLDQHGKYLLMAPSKDRSGMLGFRCVVDAE comes from the coding sequence ATGACCGCTCCGGAAACCCCCACGCCGCCGTTCCACGAAGACACTCCGCGGCACGTGCCGAAGACGGAATACAAGTTCTCGCACGTCACCACCCAGCGTTACCTGCCCACGCCGGGCAAGGCGCCCGGTTGGCCGTTCGCCGAGATTGGCCACTGGAAGATTGACGTCAACGCCACCTCGGCCGACTGGATTGCCGAACTGCGTGACTGGCGTCGCGAGCATCTGGCGCGCATCGGTTTCGACGACGCCAACTATCGCCGCCCGGAACTGCAATGGGCGCAGCGCAACTTCGTGCACGCGCAGATGATGTGCGAAGACCGCTACTTCTACGACCCGGTGGAAGGCAAGTACACCGTGGATCGCTACCTGGATGATCTGGAAGAGCGCTTCGGTGGCCTGGACAGCGTGCTGATCTGGTACGTGTACCCGAACATCGGCATCGATGACCGCAACCAGTTCGACATGGCCGCCGATTTGCCCGGTGGACTGGACGGCCTGAAGAGCGCGGTCGATGATTTCCATCGCCGCGGCGTGCGCGTGTTCCTGCCGACCATGCCGTGGGATCACGGCTCGCGCGATCAGGGCGAACCGGACTGGAAGGCGGTGGCGAAGATCGTCAAGCACGTCGGCGCCGACGGCATCAACGGCGATACCTACAACGGCGTGCCGCGTGCGTTCTTCGACGCCTGCGATGCGCTGGGCCAGCCGGTGGTGGTGCAGCCCGAGTCCACCATCAGCGCCGAAGAGCACCTGATCTGGAACGTGCAGAGCTGGGGCAAGAAGGCGCCCAACGAGGTCATCCCGCCGGTGGCCAAGTTCAAGTGGCTGGAACCGCGCCACATGATCAACTACGAAAACCGCTGGGGCCGCGATCGCAACCACGATCTGCAGTACATCTTCTTCAACGGCGTGGGTTACAACGCCTGGGAAAACATCTGGGGCCTGTGGAACCAGTTCACCCCGCGCGATGCCGAATCGCTGCGCCGCATCGCCGGCATCGAGCGCCAGTTCGCGCCGTTGATGGTCAGCCGCGACTGGACGCCGTACTTCCCGACCCTGCAGGCCGGCGTGTTCGCCAGCCGTTTCCCCGGCCACGGCCAGGTGCTGTGGACGCTGGTCAACCGCAACGAATACGAGGTGGCCGGCGAAAGCCTGAGCGTGCCGCATGCCGAGGGTCGCCGCTACTTCGACCTCTGGCAGGGCGGGGAAGTGCAGCCGCTGCTGCAGGGCGACCAGGCCATCATCGAAATGGATCTGGAAGGCCGCGGCTTCGGTGCGCTGCTGGCGCTGGATGCGGGCACGTCGGTGGAAGGCCTGGATGCCTTCCTGGCGCGCATGGCCGAACTGGCGCGCGTGCCGCTGCACACGTTCTCGCGTCGCTGGCAGGCCATCCCGCAGCAGATCACCGAGATGGCCGCCACCGCGCCGAGCGCGCAGGCGCCCGAGGGCATGGTCAGCATCCCGGCCGGTGAGTTCCTGTTCGTGGTTGGCGGCATCGAAATCGAAGGCCAGACCTGGGAAGGCCTGGACGTGCAGTATCCGTGGGAGAACAGCGCACGCCGCCAGCATCGCCGGCGCATGCAGATGAAGGCCTTCCATATCGATCGCCATCCGGTCACCAACGCCCAGTTCAAGCGCTTCCTCGACGCCAGCGGTTACGCGCCGCGCGATGCGCACAACTTCCTGCGCGACTGGGACAACGGCGCACCGCGCGCCGGCTGGGAGAACAAGCCGGTGACCTGGGTCGCGCTGGAAGACGCGCGCGCCTACGCCGCATGGGCCGGCAAGCGCCTGCCGCATGAGTGGGAGTGGCAGTACGCGGCGCAGGGAACGGACGGACGCCTCTACCCCTGGGGCAACGACTGGCGCGCCGATGCGGTGCCGCCGGTCAACCGCGAGCGCTTCCTGCTGCCGCCGGCCGACGTCGATGCGCATCCGCAGGGCGCCAGCCCGTTTGGCGTTGAAGATCTGATCGGCAACGTCTGGCAATGGACCGACGAGTACGCCGACGAGCACACCCGCGCCGGCATCCTGCGTGGCGGCAGCGCCTACCAGCCGCAGACCTCGCACTGGTACTTCCCGCAGGCTTACCGCCTCGACCAGCATGGCAAGTATCTGTTGATGGCGCCGAGCAAGGACCGTTCCGGCATGCTCGGTTTCCGCTGCGTCGTGGATGCGGAGTGA
- a CDS encoding ribokinase yields MSTRPGILVAGSANLDFVVHAHHVPSPGETVLGREFRTFPGGKGANQAVACARAGGAATRMLLALGEDAFAEPIEASLREAGVELHIVRANQPTGTAFICLADDAENAITVAPGANNALRRHHLPSLDDTAYLLLQLETPLDVVTAYARAARASGVRVVLNAAPAQALPASLLADVDVLVVNEGELALLSGVADSVAQGLAQLPQVACIVVTLGARGCVARQHGQFTLQPAFRIEPLDTTAAGDTFCGALAARLAQGDTLADGLRYASAASALACQALGAQSSIPAGQAVHDLLNATPRADDDALQVLARYCGLPSPLTTIPLP; encoded by the coding sequence ATGAGCACGCGTCCGGGAATTCTGGTCGCCGGCTCGGCGAACCTGGACTTTGTCGTCCACGCGCATCACGTGCCGTCGCCGGGTGAAACCGTGCTCGGACGCGAGTTCCGGACCTTTCCCGGTGGCAAGGGCGCCAACCAGGCCGTGGCCTGTGCGCGCGCCGGCGGTGCGGCCACGCGCATGTTGCTGGCGCTGGGCGAGGACGCCTTCGCCGAGCCCATCGAGGCATCGTTGCGCGAGGCCGGTGTTGAACTGCACATCGTCCGCGCGAACCAGCCCACCGGTACCGCCTTCATCTGCCTGGCCGACGACGCGGAGAATGCAATCACCGTGGCGCCCGGCGCCAACAACGCGCTGCGCCGGCATCATCTGCCATCGCTGGACGACACGGCGTACTTGTTGCTGCAACTGGAGACACCGCTGGATGTGGTGACGGCGTACGCGCGCGCCGCGCGCGCTTCCGGCGTGCGCGTGGTGCTCAACGCGGCCCCGGCACAGGCGCTGCCTGCATCGCTGCTGGCCGATGTCGATGTGCTGGTGGTCAACGAGGGCGAGCTGGCCCTGCTCAGCGGCGTCGCCGATTCCGTCGCGCAGGGGTTGGCGCAGCTGCCGCAGGTCGCGTGCATCGTCGTCACCCTCGGCGCACGCGGTTGCGTCGCGCGCCAGCACGGGCAGTTCACCCTGCAACCGGCCTTCCGCATCGAACCGCTCGACACCACCGCCGCCGGCGACACCTTCTGCGGTGCGCTGGCTGCGCGGCTGGCCCAGGGCGACACGCTGGCCGATGGCTTACGCTACGCCAGCGCCGCCTCGGCCCTGGCCTGCCAGGCCTTGGGCGCACAATCCAGCATTCCCGCCGGCCAGGCCGTGCATGACCTGTTGAATGCAACGCCGCGCGCCGATGACGACGCCCTGCAAGTGCTGGCCCGCTATTGCGGCCTGCCTTCCCCCCTCACCACGATCCCATTGCCATGA
- a CDS encoding serine hydrolase domain-containing protein yields MAWPAAAATDGAAGQSSPGQAASWTPLHEFLDRNTGDRGYLGAVSLIARDGRIVDVHVSGHRDLARKVPMRRDSIFRIYSMTKPLTSVAVLQLMEQGKLGLDDPVSRHLPEFSGLQIFTGGTADAPQLAPAQRALTIRQLLTHTGGFATGGQGHEEPTRLLERANLHDSPDLASFSRSLAKLPLATEPGTRFKYDGTGIEVLTRLVEVVSGEAFDAYLHKHVLAPLKMRDTGFEVPRRQRGRIVDLTRMGDDGQLQRDDSRSAQTPGVRLNAYPSGAGGLYSTVDDYACFALMLLNGGEYHGVRLLRADTVDLMMRNQLQGQLDPPVTEFNAGEGFGLGGSVIIDTDKRGRRGSLGAFGWSGAASTYFTIDRERKLVAILLLQHLPNGADNDLPRLATPFYNLVYTTLDAQQDAP; encoded by the coding sequence GTGGCCTGGCCGGCGGCCGCAGCCACGGATGGCGCCGCCGGGCAGTCTTCGCCAGGGCAGGCGGCGTCGTGGACGCCGCTGCATGAATTCCTGGACCGCAACACGGGCGACCGCGGCTACCTGGGCGCGGTCAGCCTGATCGCACGCGACGGTCGCATTGTCGACGTGCACGTAAGCGGTCATCGCGACCTGGCGCGCAAGGTGCCGATGCGCCGCGACAGCATTTTCCGCATCTACTCCATGACCAAGCCGCTGACCTCGGTGGCGGTGTTGCAGTTGATGGAGCAGGGCAAGCTGGGCCTGGATGATCCGGTGTCCCGCCATCTGCCGGAATTTTCCGGCCTGCAAATTTTCACTGGCGGCACGGCGGACGCGCCGCAGCTGGCGCCGGCGCAACGCGCGCTCACCATCCGCCAGTTGCTGACCCATACCGGCGGCTTCGCCACCGGCGGGCAAGGCCATGAAGAACCGACGCGCCTGCTGGAACGCGCCAACCTGCACGACTCGCCGGATCTGGCCAGTTTCAGCCGCAGCCTCGCCAAACTGCCGCTGGCCACGGAACCGGGCACGCGTTTCAAATACGACGGCACCGGCATCGAAGTGCTGACGCGGTTGGTGGAAGTGGTCAGCGGCGAAGCCTTTGACGCCTATCTGCACAAGCACGTGTTGGCGCCACTGAAGATGCGCGACACCGGCTTTGAGGTACCCAGGCGCCAGCGTGGACGCATCGTGGATCTGACCCGCATGGGTGACGATGGGCAGCTGCAGCGCGACGACAGCCGCAGCGCACAGACCCCGGGTGTACGCCTGAATGCCTATCCCAGCGGCGCGGGCGGTCTGTATTCCACGGTGGATGACTACGCCTGCTTCGCCCTGATGCTGCTCAACGGCGGCGAATACCACGGCGTGCGCCTGCTGCGCGCCGACACGGTTGACCTGATGATGCGCAATCAACTGCAGGGCCAGCTGGATCCGCCGGTGACCGAATTCAACGCCGGCGAAGGCTTTGGCCTGGGCGGCTCGGTGATCATCGATACCGACAAGCGCGGCCGGCGCGGTTCGCTGGGCGCGTTCGGCTGGTCCGGTGCGGCCTCCACGTATTTCACCATCGATCGCGAGCGGAAGCTGGTGGCCATCCTGTTGCTGCAACATCTGCCCAATGGCGCCGACAACGATCTGCCGCGTCTGGCCACGCCTTTCTACAACCTCGTCTACACGACGCTGGACGCGCAGCAGGACGCACCATGA
- a CDS encoding TonB-dependent receptor: protein MKQVPAALGVFLLAAAVSASVKAQQNTPLPAADGAPESAAQKDTKATDLDRVITTGVRSPKAIDKIPGAITLVSKEEVSRTLLLTEDATAVLARTVPGYSEASQAMSNTGENLRGRIALRLFDGVPQGSPLREGTRNATFTDMGIVDHIEVINGPSASEGIGAAGGIINYISTVPREEGSTFRFLTRYSTQFEDDSAGWKVGANYTYKQDDYDLVLGLARIDRGMGYDADGVRLGMNTSGSLNDSVADNLFVKGGWNFGENLSKRLQLSYSNFKIEGNGDYIQVDGCRYEPGYCEDPHPNTSEKGHIFGSKAEFNDFQQVNVQYSDGDFLGGTLNLNAYWADQAMRYPPENGSDRQDPLITPNGPDGLIWDQSEINSDKLGFRPSWTKSQFFGVEGLELRTGVDWVKDKADQRLALTDRVWVPPMEYTSIAPYAQLSWDVGDFTFSGGFRREDGEMKVADYTTTWYRDRVNVQGGKLEYTENLFNLGAIWNITDEWSVFAAYGEGFGLPNVGIPLRNIQCPNDPDDTKPDGCPGDPPQSVDSTFRELQAVVVDNREIGVNWRGPTASFSASFYDSESDYGTSYAIDPDTNDYVLFRAPTRIKGFEASGDWNVTDAVKLTALYSRIRGKTAFWTEDPEGRWDAGGLNKPMGALDVNPDKVVLSARWKFLPNADVTFGSTTQISRDLSGSDTRPDGREYEYEEHTKGYTLYDLSGNWMVEKVGRFSIGVENLFNKQYILTWSQVPGFRNYWAGRGRMYSFTYEYTF, encoded by the coding sequence ATGAAGCAAGTGCCCGCCGCCCTAGGCGTATTCCTGCTGGCCGCTGCCGTCAGCGCCAGCGTCAAGGCCCAACAGAACACCCCGCTGCCGGCCGCCGACGGCGCGCCCGAGAGCGCGGCGCAGAAGGACACCAAGGCCACCGATCTGGATCGCGTGATCACCACCGGCGTGCGTTCGCCCAAGGCCATCGACAAGATTCCCGGCGCCATCACCCTGGTTTCGAAAGAAGAAGTCTCGCGCACGCTGCTGCTGACCGAAGACGCCACCGCGGTCCTGGCGCGCACGGTGCCGGGTTATTCCGAAGCCTCGCAGGCGATGAGCAACACCGGTGAGAACCTGCGCGGCCGCATCGCGCTGCGCCTGTTCGACGGCGTGCCGCAGGGCTCGCCGCTGCGCGAAGGCACCCGCAACGCCACCTTCACCGACATGGGCATCGTCGATCACATCGAAGTGATCAACGGTCCTTCGGCGTCCGAAGGCATCGGCGCGGCCGGCGGCATCATCAACTACATCTCCACCGTGCCGCGCGAAGAGGGCAGCACGTTCCGCTTCCTGACCCGTTATTCGACCCAGTTCGAGGACGACAGCGCGGGCTGGAAGGTCGGCGCCAACTACACCTACAAGCAGGACGACTACGACCTGGTGCTGGGCCTGGCGCGCATCGATCGTGGCATGGGCTATGACGCCGATGGCGTGCGCCTGGGCATGAACACCAGCGGTTCGCTCAACGACTCGGTGGCCGACAACTTGTTCGTCAAGGGCGGCTGGAACTTCGGCGAGAACTTGAGCAAGCGCCTGCAGCTGAGCTACAGCAACTTCAAGATCGAAGGCAACGGCGACTACATCCAGGTCGACGGCTGCCGCTATGAGCCGGGCTATTGCGAAGATCCGCATCCGAATACCTCGGAGAAGGGCCACATCTTCGGCAGCAAGGCCGAGTTCAACGATTTCCAGCAGGTCAACGTGCAGTACAGCGACGGCGACTTCCTCGGCGGCACGCTCAACCTCAACGCCTACTGGGCCGACCAGGCCATGCGCTATCCGCCGGAGAACGGCAGTGACCGCCAGGATCCGCTGATCACCCCGAACGGTCCGGATGGCTTGATCTGGGATCAGTCGGAAATCAATTCCGACAAGCTGGGCTTCCGTCCGTCCTGGACCAAGTCGCAGTTCTTCGGCGTGGAAGGCCTGGAACTGCGCACCGGCGTGGACTGGGTCAAGGACAAGGCCGACCAGCGCCTGGCGCTGACCGATCGCGTGTGGGTTCCGCCGATGGAGTACACCAGCATCGCGCCGTACGCGCAGTTGAGCTGGGACGTGGGCGACTTCACCTTCAGCGGCGGCTTCCGTCGCGAAGACGGCGAGATGAAGGTCGCCGACTACACCACCACCTGGTATCGCGACCGCGTCAACGTGCAGGGTGGCAAGCTCGAATACACCGAGAACCTATTCAACCTGGGCGCGATCTGGAACATCACCGATGAGTGGTCGGTGTTCGCCGCCTACGGCGAAGGCTTCGGCCTGCCCAACGTCGGCATCCCGCTGCGCAACATCCAATGCCCCAACGATCCGGATGACACCAAGCCGGACGGCTGCCCGGGTGATCCGCCGCAGAGCGTCGACTCCACCTTCCGCGAACTGCAGGCGGTGGTGGTGGACAACCGCGAAATCGGCGTCAACTGGCGTGGCCCGACGGCCTCGTTCAGCGCCTCGTTCTACGACTCCGAGTCCGACTACGGCACCTCGTACGCCATCGACCCGGACACCAACGACTATGTGCTGTTCCGCGCGCCGACCCGGATCAAGGGCTTCGAGGCTTCCGGCGACTGGAACGTCACCGATGCAGTCAAGCTGACCGCGCTGTACTCGCGCATCCGCGGCAAGACCGCGTTCTGGACCGAGGATCCCGAAGGGCGCTGGGATGCCGGTGGCCTGAACAAGCCGATGGGTGCGCTGGACGTCAACCCGGACAAGGTGGTGTTGAGCGCGCGCTGGAAGTTCCTGCCCAACGCCGACGTGACCTTCGGCTCGACCACGCAGATCTCGCGTGACCTGAGCGGCAGCGACACCCGTCCCGACGGCCGTGAGTACGAGTACGAAGAACACACCAAGGGCTACACGCTGTATGACCTGAGCGGCAACTGGATGGTGGAGAAGGTCGGTCGCTTCTCGATCGGCGTGGAGAACCTGTTCAACAAGCAGTACATCCTGACCTGGTCGCAGGTGCCGGGCTTCCGCAACTACTGGGCAGGCCGTGGCCGCATGTACTCTTTCACCTACGAGTACACGTTCTGA
- a CDS encoding LysR family transcriptional regulator, with protein sequence MDTQFLNTFVTVVDRGSMAAAARELNITPAAVAQQIRTLERELGAPLIARVGRTVSVTEEGSRIVQRARDLLRGVADMRSIANDSAVSGELRLGACPTALAGMLPDILARMVAAFPQINVFIKPGYSADLYRAVESGELDAAIVLQAPFALPKTCQWQLLREEPLVVLAPEAMADRDPHELLATQPLIRYDRNQWGGRLADEYLRNAGIVPQERFELNALNAIAVMVDRGLGVSLVPNWAQPWPEGVKLVRLPLPNESVPRRIGMVWSRSTVRIRLVTVLLQESQAVSKLA encoded by the coding sequence GTGGATACCCAGTTCCTGAATACCTTCGTGACGGTGGTCGATCGTGGCTCGATGGCGGCTGCCGCACGCGAGCTCAACATCACCCCGGCCGCGGTGGCGCAGCAGATCCGCACGCTCGAGCGCGAGCTGGGCGCGCCGCTGATCGCACGCGTGGGGCGCACCGTCAGCGTGACCGAAGAGGGCTCGCGCATCGTCCAGCGCGCCCGCGATCTGCTGCGTGGCGTGGCCGACATGCGAAGCATCGCCAACGACAGCGCGGTATCCGGTGAGCTGCGCCTGGGCGCCTGCCCGACCGCGCTGGCCGGCATGTTGCCGGACATCCTGGCGCGGATGGTCGCCGCGTTTCCGCAGATCAACGTCTTCATCAAGCCCGGTTACTCGGCCGATCTCTATCGTGCGGTGGAGTCCGGCGAACTGGATGCGGCCATCGTGCTGCAGGCGCCGTTCGCCCTGCCCAAGACCTGCCAGTGGCAATTGCTGCGCGAAGAACCTCTGGTGGTGCTGGCGCCCGAAGCCATGGCCGATCGCGATCCGCACGAACTGCTGGCCACCCAGCCGCTGATCCGTTACGACCGCAACCAGTGGGGCGGGCGGCTGGCCGACGAATACCTGCGCAACGCCGGCATCGTTCCGCAGGAGCGTTTCGAGCTCAACGCCCTCAATGCCATCGCAGTGATGGTCGATCGTGGCCTGGGCGTTTCGCTGGTGCCCAACTGGGCGCAGCCCTGGCCGGAAGGGGTCAAGCTGGTGCGCCTGCCATTGCCCAACGAGTCGGTGCCGCGCCGCATCGGCATGGTCTGGTCACGCTCGACCGTGCGCATCCGCCTGGTCACCGTGCTGCTGCAGGAAAGCCAGGCGGTTTCGAAGCTCGCCTGA